A window of the Natrinema salifodinae genome harbors these coding sequences:
- a CDS encoding queuosine precursor transporter has translation MSHSRTSGAPTIAQVALIGLFVTALVTAQLTASKVLAFELPFALPVAGAQLALPGAALAYALTFLASDCYTELYGRRAAQIVVNVGFVLNFVVLALVWSTIAAPAADPGSASQFATVLGSSTNIVLGSLLAYVVSQNWDVIVFHRIRDYTGSEKLWLRNIGSTASSQAIDTVVFVAVGFVLAPAVLDVGMDPLPFQGALALMVGQYLLKLAIALFDTPVVYAIVSLVRTREGLAAEDTHTA, from the coding sequence ATGAGCCACTCACGGACCAGCGGCGCGCCGACGATCGCGCAGGTCGCGCTGATCGGCCTCTTCGTCACGGCGCTCGTGACCGCACAGTTGACGGCGTCGAAGGTACTCGCGTTCGAACTTCCGTTTGCGCTCCCGGTCGCGGGCGCACAACTCGCGTTGCCCGGTGCGGCGCTCGCGTACGCGCTCACGTTCCTCGCGAGCGATTGCTACACCGAACTGTACGGACGTCGGGCGGCCCAGATCGTCGTCAACGTCGGGTTCGTCCTGAATTTCGTCGTTCTCGCGCTCGTCTGGTCGACGATTGCCGCCCCGGCAGCCGATCCTGGCAGTGCAAGCCAGTTCGCGACGGTGCTTGGCTCGTCGACGAACATCGTCCTTGGGAGTCTCCTCGCGTACGTCGTCAGCCAGAACTGGGACGTGATCGTCTTTCACCGTATCCGCGACTATACCGGGTCGGAAAAGCTCTGGCTCCGGAATATCGGCTCCACGGCGAGCAGCCAGGCGATCGACACCGTCGTCTTCGTCGCCGTCGGATTCGTGCTCGCGCCGGCCGTGCTCGATGTCGGCATGGATCCCCTCCCATTTCAGGGCGCGCTCGCGCTGATGGTCGGCCAGTATCTCCTGAAACTCGCGATCGCGCTCTTCGATACGCCGGTCGTCTACGCGATCGTCTCGCTCGTACGCACGCGGGAAGGATTGGCTGCCGAAGACACCCACACTGCCTGA
- a CDS encoding cold-shock protein, giving the protein MAKGNVDFFNDTGGYGFISTDDADDDVFFHMEDVGGPDLEEGQEIEFDIEQAPKGPRATNVTRL; this is encoded by the coding sequence ATGGCGAAAGGCAACGTTGATTTCTTCAACGACACAGGCGGTTACGGTTTCATTTCGACGGACGATGCGGACGACGACGTATTCTTCCACATGGAAGACGTTGGCGGCCCGGACCTCGAAGAAGGACAGGAGATCGAATTCGACATCGAACAGGCCCCCAAGGGCCCCCGCGCCACCAACGTTACCCGCCTGTAA
- a CDS encoding helix-turn-helix transcriptional regulator, translating into MDDLTGFQRDLLYVIAGADQPSGQDVKDEVETYYNSEINHGRLYPNLDTLVNKNLVEKGQLDRRTNYYEISDTGRQAIEDRREWERQYIDE; encoded by the coding sequence ATGGACGATCTGACAGGCTTTCAGCGAGACCTCCTGTACGTAATCGCGGGGGCCGATCAACCCTCGGGGCAGGACGTGAAAGACGAGGTCGAGACGTACTACAACAGCGAGATCAATCACGGGCGATTGTATCCGAACCTCGATACACTCGTCAATAAGAACCTTGTCGAAAAGGGTCAGCTCGATCGGCGCACCAATTACTACGAGATCAGCGACACGGGTCGCCAGGCAATCGAGGACCGACGGGAGTGGGAACGACAGTACATCGACGAGTAA